From a single Corynebacterium kroppenstedtii DSM 44385 genomic region:
- a CDS encoding UDP-N-acetylmuramoyl-tripeptide--D-alanyl-D-alanine ligase — protein sequence MIPMTAGRLADITGGYLVNIDPDAVVPGPVEFDSRKIAPGSVFLALPGARVNGHDFAAQAIKDGATLALLSRDMGVPAVIIPHVEHVETNATALEYDRDGEGEAALAALSKLAHHTVTELVAHHGLRVIGVTGSAGKTSTKDMIATILRTQGETVAPPGSFNNEIGHPYTALRCTESTRFLVAEMSARGIGHIAHLARIAPPTIGAVLNVGTAHLGEFGSREAIAQAKGELVEALPSADDGGVAILNADDRLVSGMAPRTSARVITFSVKSGEAGDDPADDHDAVIATDVVLDSSARASFTLTMPTGESAPVQLQVYGQHQVANALAAAAVGFAVGMSVDEIATALSHHTAASANRMDVRNRRDGVTIINDSYNANPDSMRAGIAALASTVQAREDAQSWAVLGQMGELGASATDEHYSIGEELGRHQINHVVVVGNGVNQRALAHGAKDSGVDVTHVDDVDAAVDNVWSSVRPDDVVLIKASYSDGLWRVAEGLLSGQDEGNGE from the coding sequence GAATTCGATTCGCGGAAGATTGCCCCTGGTTCAGTATTTCTGGCATTGCCGGGTGCCCGTGTCAATGGCCACGATTTCGCCGCCCAAGCCATTAAAGACGGCGCTACTCTCGCCCTGCTATCACGTGATATGGGTGTACCTGCCGTCATCATTCCTCACGTAGAGCACGTGGAAACCAATGCCACCGCGCTGGAATATGACCGCGATGGGGAAGGTGAAGCGGCATTGGCTGCTCTCAGTAAGCTGGCTCACCACACGGTCACCGAATTAGTCGCTCACCATGGCCTACGTGTGATCGGTGTGACGGGTTCCGCCGGGAAAACATCGACGAAGGACATGATTGCGACGATCCTTCGGACGCAAGGGGAGACGGTGGCACCACCCGGGTCCTTTAATAACGAAATTGGGCACCCCTACACCGCCTTGCGATGCACCGAATCGACGCGATTCTTAGTTGCCGAAATGAGTGCCCGCGGAATCGGCCACATCGCTCACTTGGCGCGGATTGCGCCTCCGACGATTGGTGCAGTCCTTAACGTTGGTACGGCTCATTTAGGCGAATTTGGATCCCGCGAGGCCATTGCCCAAGCCAAAGGTGAACTCGTCGAGGCGTTGCCGTCGGCTGACGACGGTGGCGTTGCGATCCTTAACGCCGATGATCGTTTGGTATCGGGCATGGCACCACGGACCTCGGCCCGTGTGATCACTTTTTCGGTGAAGTCTGGAGAAGCTGGTGATGACCCGGCCGATGACCACGACGCTGTCATCGCCACTGATGTCGTTCTCGATAGCTCCGCCCGTGCATCCTTTACCTTGACAATGCCGACGGGGGAGTCCGCCCCCGTGCAGCTGCAAGTTTATGGGCAGCACCAAGTTGCGAATGCGCTCGCAGCCGCAGCGGTGGGATTTGCCGTCGGGATGTCCGTGGATGAGATCGCCACTGCGTTGTCCCACCACACCGCGGCGAGCGCGAATCGGATGGATGTGCGCAATCGGCGCGACGGAGTAACCATCATCAACGATTCGTACAACGCGAACCCTGACTCAATGCGCGCAGGAATCGCAGCTTTGGCGTCCACCGTTCAGGCGCGGGAGGATGCCCAATCCTGGGCAGTCTTAGGCCAAATGGGTGAATTGGGAGCCTCCGCCACCGACGAGCACTACTCGATCGGTGAAGAACTGGGCCGACACCAGATCAACCACGTTGTTGTCGTCGGCAATGGTGTTAACCAGCGGGCTTTAGCGCATGGAGCTAAGGATTCGGGCGTTGATGTGACCCACGTGGACGATGTCGATGCAGCTGTCGATAATGTGTGGTCGTCAGTTCGTCCGGACGATGTTGTCCTTATCAAGGCTTCATACTCAGATGGACTGTGGAGAGTCGCGGAAGGGCTTTTGTCCGGTCAGGATGAAGGGAACGGAGAGTAA
- the mraY gene encoding phospho-N-acetylmuramoyl-pentapeptide-transferase: protein MVHIIIGGAVSFIIAILFTPILIRRFSDEGLGQEIREEGPRSHLRKRGTPTMGGIAIIVAIVGGYFLAHLASVFTPSSYKPTASGLLVLGLTVGMGFLGFLDDYIKLAKARNLGLNKKGKLLGQAVLAIGFGVLCLLFLNEHGLKPASTKLSFVRDIDTFDIAIGGGIIGTLIFLLFIYILVTAWSNAVNLTDGLDGLAAGTTAIVMAAYSIMTFWQFRNSCASNASVACYQVRDPLDLSILAACGLGACLGFLWWNAAPAKIFMGDTGSLALGGLVAGLSVTSRTELLMIVIGALFVAETISVVIQVVSFRSTGKRPFRMAPIHHHFENGGWAETTVVVRFWLLTAMFAVAGVSMFYADWLGWT, encoded by the coding sequence ATGGTTCATATCATCATCGGCGGCGCCGTTTCTTTTATTATTGCAATTCTTTTTACCCCGATTTTGATTCGTCGTTTTTCCGACGAAGGCCTGGGGCAGGAAATTCGTGAGGAAGGCCCGCGATCGCATTTGCGCAAGCGCGGAACTCCCACGATGGGTGGTATCGCCATCATCGTCGCCATCGTCGGTGGGTATTTTCTTGCGCACCTCGCCTCTGTGTTTACCCCGTCGAGCTACAAGCCAACAGCGTCAGGCCTGTTAGTTCTCGGCCTGACAGTGGGGATGGGGTTCCTTGGTTTCCTTGATGACTACATCAAATTGGCGAAGGCGCGGAACCTTGGCCTGAACAAAAAAGGAAAGCTGCTGGGCCAGGCCGTTCTCGCCATCGGTTTCGGGGTGCTGTGCCTCTTGTTCCTCAATGAACACGGCCTGAAGCCCGCCTCGACGAAGCTATCCTTCGTCCGCGATATCGATACCTTTGATATCGCAATTGGCGGCGGCATCATTGGAACCCTCATATTCCTGCTGTTCATCTACATTTTGGTGACTGCCTGGTCGAATGCCGTGAACCTTACCGACGGTCTAGATGGCCTTGCTGCAGGAACAACTGCGATCGTGATGGCCGCGTATTCCATCATGACCTTTTGGCAGTTCCGCAACTCGTGTGCCTCTAACGCGTCGGTTGCGTGCTACCAGGTGCGAGACCCCCTAGACCTCTCCATTTTGGCAGCGTGCGGATTGGGTGCGTGCCTTGGTTTCCTGTGGTGGAATGCGGCCCCGGCGAAAATCTTCATGGGTGACACCGGGTCGTTGGCCCTGGGTGGACTCGTTGCCGGCTTGTCTGTGACCTCACGGACCGAATTGCTGATGATCGTTATCGGCGCTTTGTTTGTCGCGGAAACGATCTCCGTTGTTATTCAAGTTGTCAGCTTCCGGTCAACAGGTAAACGGCCATTCCGCATGGCACCCATCCACCACCACTTCGAAAACGGAGGATGGGCGGAAACGACCGTGGTCGTCCGCTTTTGGCTGCTCACGGCGATGTTCGCGGTCGCTGGGGTGAGTATGTTTTACGCTGACTGGTTAGGGTGGACCTAA
- the murD gene encoding UDP-N-acetylmuramoyl-L-alanine--D-glutamate ligase, translated as MMSHVQTSSSYLPQPQGPVWIAGAGVSGRGAADDLATQLGWSVCIIDSNFTAASELADRHGGSAMTVEEAHSRLDEASLIVTSPGWRPDTPLLRDAQEQGIPVIGDVELAWCADRDGRFGEPRTWLAVTGTNGKTTATSMLASMMVESGAAAEAVGNIGVAVGTALTQTPRVSVMVAELSSFQLHWSPTLTPDAGVVLNLAEDHIDWHGSMDAYAADKARVYRGSVIVVNADDERVCREAERYMELSSTSSSGDTPARRVIEFTMGEPGAGQVGVIDGRIVDRACVPAHSEGVDIADATRISPPGPAGVADALAATAIARSQGVEPDAIVRALSSFVVEKHRGQVVYEAGDIRWIDNSKATNPHATDAALSAVESCVWIAGGQLKGAQIDDLIHKNADRISAAVVLGQDREIIRQSLATIHPRIPLTVITSTDPVIAMNEAVQAASRLAQPGDTVLLAPAAASLDMYTGMSQRGDLFAEAARRYGRGTEG; from the coding sequence ATTATGTCTCACGTCCAGACATCATCGTCATATCTTCCTCAACCTCAAGGTCCAGTGTGGATTGCTGGCGCTGGGGTATCGGGCCGAGGCGCAGCTGACGACCTAGCCACACAACTCGGATGGTCGGTGTGCATCATCGATAGCAACTTCACTGCAGCAAGTGAGCTTGCAGACCGCCACGGCGGATCTGCCATGACCGTCGAGGAGGCTCATTCTCGTCTCGACGAAGCCTCGCTGATCGTGACGTCGCCAGGATGGCGGCCAGACACGCCCCTGCTACGCGACGCGCAGGAGCAAGGAATTCCGGTCATTGGTGACGTTGAACTGGCGTGGTGTGCCGATCGTGATGGCCGTTTTGGAGAACCACGCACCTGGTTAGCCGTCACCGGGACGAATGGTAAAACAACCGCCACGTCGATGCTCGCATCGATGATGGTCGAATCCGGAGCAGCGGCTGAGGCAGTGGGGAACATCGGGGTAGCGGTCGGGACTGCGCTAACACAGACTCCGCGGGTCAGTGTCATGGTCGCGGAGCTTTCCAGTTTCCAGCTTCACTGGTCGCCGACGCTCACCCCTGATGCCGGTGTCGTCTTAAATCTTGCAGAAGACCATATTGACTGGCATGGCTCGATGGATGCCTACGCGGCGGATAAAGCGCGGGTGTACCGAGGGTCAGTCATCGTCGTCAATGCGGATGATGAGCGTGTGTGCCGCGAAGCTGAGCGGTACATGGAACTTTCTTCAACCTCTTCTAGCGGTGACACTCCGGCTCGTCGTGTTATCGAATTCACGATGGGGGAGCCCGGTGCAGGCCAAGTTGGGGTGATCGACGGCAGGATCGTCGACCGCGCGTGCGTCCCCGCTCATTCGGAGGGCGTGGATATTGCAGATGCGACAAGAATTTCTCCCCCCGGTCCGGCTGGCGTCGCGGACGCGCTTGCGGCCACAGCCATTGCCCGGTCACAGGGCGTGGAGCCAGACGCGATCGTTCGAGCGCTGTCTTCCTTTGTCGTCGAAAAGCACCGTGGACAAGTCGTCTACGAAGCTGGAGACATCCGATGGATCGACAACTCGAAGGCGACCAACCCTCACGCGACGGACGCAGCTTTAAGTGCGGTGGAGTCATGTGTGTGGATTGCAGGTGGGCAGCTCAAAGGTGCCCAGATTGATGATCTCATTCACAAGAATGCCGACCGTATTTCGGCAGCGGTTGTTTTGGGACAGGATAGAGAGATCATTCGCCAGAGTCTCGCTACCATTCATCCCCGCATTCCTTTGACCGTCATTACGTCGACCGACCCAGTGATCGCGATGAATGAAGCCGTCCAGGCAGCGTCCCGGTTGGCACAACCTGGTGACACGGTGCTTCTCGCGCCCGCTGCCGCTAGCTTGGACATGTACACGGGGATGAGCCAGCGTGGCGACCTCTTCGCTGAAGCTGCTCGTCGTTATGGGCGCGGTACAGAAGGATAG
- a CDS encoding peptidoglycan glycosyltransferase FtsW: MTVKSDQGTRSRRARSWWEGVVGKIDAATSTPKFDYYILAAITAILTGVGLLMVLSSSMASSLADSNSVWTDFFKQAGMVVVGLVGLYFAIRMSPAIIKKISPWAMGLAVILLILVLIPGLGTGLQQMGSQSWLVLGPVTIQPSEVAKLAIAVWGSAVLSERALYARSIREVLGFFTAIVVLVIVLVALERDLGMVASVMIVFLALAWFVGVPKWVTTTIIAGGLGLAVLLTLTAGYRSNRVEVFRETLFGKFPNTQGTAYQSYQGFLSLGDGSFLGQGLGQSRAKWFYLPEAKNDFIFAVVGEEMGFLGASIVILLFALLGWVGMRIALNQADPFLRLMAATVTTGIVIQAFINIGYVTGLLPVTGIQLPLISSGGTSAIITLVSMGLLLNCARHEPETVSSMQTYGRPVVDKLLGFPEPRAFDPSTLRRGPWVDDDDPRSRNGNGSRKSAGARGRSGGRSGSSRRGLLSDRHHEVQRFGEPVTRRNGSPRSRRNEVNRQPSSGSATQRRERAHDRAPRRRSRNGSRRTYQSDCGTTNGSFGPFDDGTRR; this comes from the coding sequence GTGACAGTGAAATCTGACCAAGGAACGAGGTCCCGCCGTGCGCGATCATGGTGGGAAGGAGTCGTCGGCAAGATTGATGCTGCGACATCAACGCCGAAGTTTGACTACTACATCCTTGCCGCGATCACAGCGATTCTGACTGGCGTGGGGCTCTTGATGGTGCTGTCCAGCTCGATGGCATCGTCGCTGGCAGATTCCAACAGTGTGTGGACGGATTTCTTCAAACAAGCCGGGATGGTCGTGGTTGGCCTCGTCGGTCTGTATTTCGCTATCCGAATGTCCCCGGCCATCATTAAGAAAATTTCGCCCTGGGCTATGGGGCTCGCGGTTATTCTGTTGATCTTGGTTCTGATTCCAGGTCTGGGAACTGGTCTTCAGCAGATGGGATCCCAATCATGGCTCGTCCTGGGGCCTGTCACCATTCAGCCGTCAGAGGTTGCCAAGCTAGCCATCGCGGTCTGGGGTTCTGCAGTTCTGTCCGAGAGAGCGCTCTACGCACGGTCAATCCGCGAGGTCTTAGGCTTTTTCACCGCGATCGTGGTGCTCGTGATCGTTCTTGTTGCCCTTGAGCGTGACCTCGGCATGGTCGCGTCGGTCATGATCGTTTTCCTCGCTCTGGCTTGGTTTGTGGGTGTGCCCAAGTGGGTCACGACGACGATCATCGCCGGCGGCTTGGGCCTCGCTGTTCTTCTGACCTTGACGGCCGGGTATCGGTCCAACCGCGTCGAAGTGTTTAGGGAAACCCTTTTCGGTAAATTCCCCAATACACAAGGCACGGCCTACCAGAGCTACCAGGGGTTTTTGTCCCTGGGCGACGGCTCTTTCCTGGGGCAGGGACTAGGCCAATCGCGTGCCAAGTGGTTTTACCTTCCCGAGGCTAAGAACGACTTCATCTTTGCCGTTGTCGGTGAAGAAATGGGATTCCTCGGCGCCAGCATCGTCATCCTTCTCTTCGCCCTCTTGGGCTGGGTAGGAATGCGCATCGCGTTAAACCAGGCGGATCCTTTCCTTCGTCTCATGGCTGCGACGGTCACCACAGGCATTGTCATCCAGGCATTTATCAACATTGGTTACGTGACGGGGCTTCTTCCCGTCACCGGTATTCAGCTGCCGTTGATTTCATCCGGCGGAACGTCGGCCATCATCACTCTGGTATCGATGGGGTTGCTTCTTAACTGTGCCCGACATGAGCCTGAGACAGTGTCGTCGATGCAGACCTACGGCCGCCCCGTCGTCGATAAATTATTGGGATTCCCGGAACCGCGTGCGTTTGATCCTTCAACGTTGCGTCGAGGCCCATGGGTTGACGACGACGATCCGCGATCGCGGAATGGCAACGGGTCTCGGAAGAGTGCCGGTGCGCGAGGGAGATCCGGAGGCCGTTCGGGGTCGTCGCGACGAGGTTTGCTCTCCGACAGACACCACGAGGTCCAAAGGTTCGGAGAACCAGTGACTCGTCGGAACGGATCGCCCCGCAGTCGACGTAACGAGGTCAATAGGCAGCCAAGCTCGGGATCCGCGACCCAACGGCGGGAACGGGCCCATGACCGTGCGCCTCGTCGGCGGTCCAGAAACGGCAGCCGGCGTACATATCAATCTGATTGCGGTACGACGAATGGTTCCTTTGGGCCATTCGACGACGGGACTCGTCGTTAA